In the genome of Arabidopsis thaliana chromosome 4, partial sequence, the window TCATCCTATCAGGTTGACTCACAAGAATCTTCCTAATGTTCAACACTAACTTAAGTTTCTTATCCCTTTGAACAACGCTATCGAAAGTAAgctctttccttctcttcacAGCAGCTCTCACAGGCTCAACAACAACACGAGTTTTCCTAGAAGTACTCCAAAACCCATACTTGTTCCCCAAAATCAAACCTTCCCCCATAAACTGAGACCTCGCAGCTCGAATTGTGGACATGGGCAAACCGGATTTGACCGAAAGCTTGGTTTTTTCATTGAATGGAGAGTTACAAGAGACAAACAAAGGTTTATGTGCAGAAAGCAGAAGCTTGGGCTCCATTTCTGAGACTCCAAGCCTGTAAATTGATAACTCCTAATAAGTATTCTCCGACGAAAAATTGATTccaggaaataaaaaaatcttacctTATCCCTTCGGTTCAATCTAGTAAGAGGTTCTGCAGAAGAATCTGTTTCTGGTCGCGAAGATTTGGATTGGGGTTTAACGATAAAAGTCATAAAaccctcttcttttttccagAATGATGTGTCCATCTCTCTGATATCCTCTTATTGGTCTTTAACGTAATATTTGACCAGAAGCAGGGGTAAATATGGAATTAACATCATTCCAAAAATCTCCTAGTTCTAACGATGTTGTTTCGTTCTCTGTTTCACTGGTGAGAAACTCGATGGCGAGGAGGCGACGTTCATCGGCGGCGGAGAGTTTGAAACGGCGGAACGACGGATACGAGTCACTGTGTCAAGTCGTACAACAAGATTCAGATCGGAGACTCATCACCATTTTCgtaatcttcttcattgtgATTCCCGCCGTTTCGATTGCTGTGTACAAAGTCAAATTCGCTGATCGAGTCATCCAAACGGAATCATCAATACGTCAAAAGGGAATCGTTAAAACTGATATTAATTTCCAAGAAATCCTCACTGTGAGTTCCATAGTTTTGGGTCAATGTTGcaattcaaagaagaaaagctgaaaACTTTAGGAtgaattttcattaaatttggtttgaatttGTTTCAGGAACATTCCAAGGCTTCAGAGAATTCAACTAGGCACTATGATTATCCAGTGTTAGCTTACATTACTCCATGGTTGGTTTCTTTGGAACATTTTTAGATTTGAGATAttgaaaatatacaaattgttGTCACTGAGGGCAGTAGGGATTGGATTCATATGCTAAAAATGCTGTGTAGGAACTCTAAAGGCTATGATATGGCAAAGATATTCAACTCAAAGTTTACACATTTATCGCCGGTATGGTACGACCTGAAGAGGTATATTGTATACATTTGTTAATGAGTTCTAAGTTCCTGCAATTATCTCATGGTTTCCACAAAATAGTAGTgacatttttggtttctgtttctgGTAGCCAAGGGTCTGGATTGGTTTTGGAAGGGAGACATAATGCTGATAAGGGATGGATTCAAGAGCTTCGGTCAAGAGGCAATGCACTGGTAGTTTAACCAGCACAcctatttttcttccttctctgaaTTGGCCAGAGATCGGTACCCGGAAAATGCTGATGTTTAacttgtttttccttctttgattGTCTGGACTTTTTTCCCCTTTTATGTAGATATTACCAAGAGTTGTTCTAGAAGCAATTCCTGGGGAGAtgcttaacaaaaaaaaactaagagagAAAGCTATCAGTCTTATTGTCACAGAGTGCAAGTAAGGGTCTCCCAAAGCTCTACAATTCCTGTATATTTCATGCTCTGAAAAGGATGAATTTCTTTACATTAGAGCTTGTGAATTTTAACACTTACCTTGTCATCATGTTTGCCTTGAACTCTAGGGAAATGGAATACAATGGTATCGTGTTAGAGTCTTGGTCAAGGTGGGCAGCTTATGGCGTTTTGCATGACCCTGATTTGCGGAAAATGGTATGCCCTGTAATCTCTTCCAGGCCGCTGCGATTTTTTTTCCACATAATGCATCATGTCAGCAAgcttttttataaatcttctAGGCACTGAAATTCGTAAAACAACTTGGAGACGCTCTTCACTCAACGAGCTCACCAAGAAACAACCAGCAACATATGCAGTTCATGTATGTCGTTGGTCCGCCTCGTTCAGAGAAGCTCCAAATGTACGATTTTGGGCCAGAAGATCTTCAATTCTTGAAAGATTCGGTTGATGGGTTCTCTCTTATGACCTATGATTTCTCAAATCCCCAGAACCCTGGCCCCAATGCTCCTGTCAAGTGGATAGATTTAACTCTCAAGCTCCTGCTTGGGTCATCCAACAACATAGACTCAAACATAGCCAGGAAGGTTCTTCTTGGTATCAACTTTTACGGCAACGATTTTGTAATCTCTGGAGGTATATAAAGCATCCAAGCTTATATAAGCAACTTGTTCTCTTCCCGCCTTTCTTTCAAAACCAACTGACAtaaactgttttcttttgcgCAAGATTCAGGAGGTGGAGGAGCAATCACCGGAAGGGATTACCTCGCATTACTCCAGAAACACAAGCCAACTTTCCGTTGGGATAAAGAGAGCGGCGAACATCTTTTCATGTATAGAGATGATAAGAACATCAAGCATGCTGTTTTCTATCCTACATTGATGTCAATCCTTCTACGGCTTGAGAATGCTCGTCTCTGGGGAATCGGCATTTCAATCTGGGAAATCGGACAAGGTTTAGATTATTTCTTTGATCTATTGTAAGTTCCATACATTGCATCatgttatgttttcttaatgttATACTTGATCCTCTTTGTTCACTTAAATCAAATGCTGAGGAACCTTTTGTATCTAGTCTAGTCTCTGTTCTTTGTGTTCTAGATAAAGGACATTTTGGTAAATATGCAGAGGCTTCTCTTGAAGCATCTTCAATATTCTCTGGCCACACATTTGACATGCAATTTCGGACTAAGTAAGTCACTATGCTTTAGTCCTCTACACCAAAACATGATCAAGAGGTATCTCATCCGAATATTCCACGTGTCAAGCAAGCGGTGGCTAGGATTGATTACACAGTCCACGTCAGCTCTCTAGAAACGGCTCAATGCTCTTGTCCTTGACACttttcttccacttcttcttcatcatctttaatCGTTGGGAAAAGTTTGATGATACGGAGTGGACAATTCTTGGTGTAGAAGGAGaatctgagagagagagagtcatGGAAGCTCTGAAAACCGCAACTTTTAGCCCTATGTCGGTGTTATCCGAGAAAAGATCAGAACCACGAAAGCCTTTCTCGCTCCCTAACCTCTTTCCACCAAAATCACAGAGACCAATCTCCCAAGAAAGCTTCTTGAAGAGATTCAATGGTGGATTGGCTCTTCTAACTTCTGTTCTAAGCAGTGCAACAGCTCCTGCTAAATCCCTGACGTACGAGGAAGCTCTGCAACAATCTATGAccacttcttcatcttttgattCGGATGGTCTGATTGAAGGGATATCCAATTTTGTCACAGACAATCCTTTGGTTATTGCCGGTGGAGTTGCTGCATTGGCTGTTCCATTTGTTCTGTCTCAGGTTCTGAACAAGAAGCCCAAATCATGGGGAGTTGAGTCTGCTAAGAATGCTTATACCAAGTTGGGTACTGATGATAATGCTCAGTTGCTTGACATAAGAGCTACTGCTGATTTCAGACAAGTGGGCAGTCCTAATATTAAGGGTTTGGGTAAAAAAGCGGTTTCTACTGTTTATAACGGTGAAGACAAGCCTGGTTTCCTGAAGAAGCTTTCTTTGAAGTTTAAAGATCCTGAGAACACCACATTATACATTCTGGACAAGTAAGGCTCTTGGaatcttacaaaatatattgaaagtTATAATATTGAGGCTTATAGTTACATTGAGTAGCTTATATTGTCTGATCACTGAATAATTATAGTCTCAGCATTCCTTCATTATCTATGAACCTGTGATTGTTTGCTTTGTGGAAGAATATTCAAACTTGAGTAGTGATAATCATAAGTGTTATTGTACATCTGATAGAATATTGCAATGGGAGAGAAATTGAAAAGCATTTTAGATTGCACACATTGTTGTTAATACAGTCTAACTCTTTGAATGGAAAGCCAGGTTTGATGGAAACTCTGAGCTTGTTGCTGAATTGGTGGCTCTTAATGGATTCAAATCTGCTTATGCGATTAAAGATGGTGCAGAGGGACCTAGAGGCTGGTTGGTGTGTGTTCCCTTTCCTCTTATCCCACAATGTGTCCTTCTTCAACAAATCCTTTCGATTCGACTTATTTACATTTGTCATTATATATCTGGTTTGCAGAATAGCAGCTTGCCTTGGATAGAGCCAAAGAAGACTCTCAGCCTTGATTTAAGCAGTTTGACGGATAGCATCAGCGGTGTATTTGGTGTGAGTATCCAATTTTacattcatttaatttaagttTCTGTAACAAACATCGAACAATGATTTAACATAAATGTACAGGAGAGTTCTGATGGTGTATCTGTCGCTCTTGGAGTAGCTGCTGCTGCTGGATTAAGTGTTTTTGCATTTACAGAGGTCAGTCTTTCGGTATTATCCCTCTTATTGTCTCCAGAAAATTCCGGTATTAATCTTATATCTATCATCATCCCTACAGATTGAAACCATACTCCAACTACTAGGTTCAGCTGCACTTGTTCAACTTGCAGGCAAGAAACTTCTATTTGCTGAGGCAAGTTCTTCCCATCTTTTCATTCATCAAGATTCAGTTTGAATGTATTTATCGCAATTGGTGATGTTTTGATGGTTACTTTTCTATACTCTCTACAGGACCGAAAGCAAACTCTAAAACAGGTGGATGAGTTCTTGAACACAAAGGTTGCCCCTAAAGAACTTGTTGATGAGTTAAAGGTAACTAATTTAGATACATATCTCCATTAGTAATAAAACCCTTTATAGAAATAACTCTACGTGGAATAACAGGAAATAGGAAAggctcttcttcctcaatcaACAAGCAACAAAGCTCTCCCAGCACCAGCAACAGTAACAGCAGAAGCAGAATCAGCTACAGCTACAACCACCACAGTCGATAAACCAGTACCTGAGCCAGAAACAGTTGCAGCTACAACAACCACTGTAGATAAACCAGTACCTGAGCCAGAGCCAGTGCCAGAGCCAGTGCCAGTGCCAGCGATTGAAGCTGCAGTCGCTGCACAAGTAATCACAGAACCAACCGAAACAGAAGCCAAACCAAAACCTCATTCAAGACCTCTCTCTCCATATGCATCGGTAATGTTTCTACTTTCTCATAAAGAGGCTCTTTTGGTGGGAAATAAAGAAACCTTTAAGctgtttataattataatttggaCCTCCGTTGATCCTTGAAGAAGTATCTTTATGATTTACGAGTTCGTACATGGGTTTCTGTTATCGTTTATTAATATGATGTCTTTCTTAACTCTTTTACAGTACCCTGACTTGAAGCCTCCATCTTCTCCGATGCCATCGCAGCCCTGAAAACAGCTAAGAACAGTCTCTCTCTCGTTACTTAGTCTGGTTTTGTCCTCCTGCaaacagaagaacaaaagtgGTCGAATATTGTaacttgttcttttttctctcgTTTTTTCTCCCGAACTTAGATGCTACTTTGTGTCGAATCTGAGATAAGTggactttgttttgtttttctccctTTATACCACCATTGAGTTCAAACAAGAGTCTGTCATCGCGTTAAAGGGGATCAGAAGCTGTGTGAGGGGTGTATTGGACGAAATAAAAGTTGTGGGGAAATTTCCAAATATCTTGTGATTACTGGATCTTGTGGGAtagatctctttctttctcttattctGGATTCCCTA includes:
- a CDS encoding Glycosyl hydrolase superfamily protein translates to MARRRRSSAAESLKRRNDGYESLCQVVQQDSDRRLITIFVIFFIVIPAVSIAVYKVKFADRVIQTESSIRQKGIVKTDINFQEILTEHSKASENSTRHYDYPVLAYITPWNSKGYDMAKIFNSKFTHLSPVWYDLKSQGSGLVLEGRHNADKGWIQELRSRGNALILPRVVLEAIPGEMLNKKKLREKAISLIVTECKEMEYNGIVLESWSRWAAYGVLHDPDLRKMALKFVKQLGDALHSTSSPRNNQQHMQFMYVVGPPRSEKLQMYDFGPEDLQFLKDSVDGFSLMTYDFSNPQNPGPNAPVKWIDLTLKLLLGSSNNIDSNIARKVLLGINFYGNDFVISGGGGGAITGRDYLALLQKHKPTFRWDKESGEHLFMYRDDKNIKHAVFYPTLMSILLRLENARLWGIGISIWEIGQGLDYFFDLL
- a CDS encoding Glycosyl hydrolase superfamily protein (Glycosyl hydrolase superfamily protein; FUNCTIONS IN: cation binding, hydrolase activity, hydrolyzing O-glycosyl compounds, chitinase activity, catalytic activity; INVOLVED IN: carbohydrate metabolic process; LOCATED IN: cellular_component unknown; EXPRESSED IN: 24 plant structures; EXPRESSED DURING: 15 growth stages; CONTAINS InterPro DOMAIN/s: Glycoside hydrolase, family 18, catalytic domain (InterPro:IPR001223), Chitinase II (InterPro:IPR011583), Glycoside hydrolase, catalytic core (InterPro:IPR017853), Glycoside hydrolase, subgroup, catalytic core (InterPro:IPR013781); Has 828 Blast hits to 823 proteins in 284 species: Archae - 0; Bacteria - 578; Metazoa - 178; Fungi - 2; Plants - 34; Viruses - 0; Other Eukaryotes - 36 (source: NCBI BLink).), which translates into the protein MARRRRSSAAESLKRRNDGYESLCQVVQQDSDRRLITIFVIFFIVIPAVSIAVYKVKFADRVIQTESSIRQKGIVKTDINFQEILTEHSKASENSTRHYDYPVLAYITPWNSKGYDMAKIFNSKFTHLSPVWYDLKSQGSGLVLEGRHNADKGWIQELRSRGNALILPRVVLEAIPGEMLNKKKLREKAISLIVTECKEMEYNGIVLESWSRWAAYGVLHDPDLRKMALKFVKQLGDALHSTSSPRNNQQHMQFMYVVGPPRSEKLQMYDFGPEDLQFLKDSVDGFSLMTYDFSNPQNPGPNAPVKWIDLTLKLLLGSSNNIDSNIARKVLLGINFYGNDFVISGDSGGGGAITGRDYLALLQKHKPTFRWDKESGEHLFMYRDDKNIKHAVFYPTLMSILLRLENARLWGIGISIWEIGQGLDYFFDLL
- the TROL gene encoding thylakoid rhodanese-like protein, which produces MLLSLTLFFHFFFIIFNRWEKFDDTEWTILGVEGESERERVMEALKTATFSPMSVLSEKRSEPRKPFSLPNLFPPKSQRPISQESFLKRFNGGLALLTSVLSSATAPAKSLTYEEALQQSMTTSSSFDSDGLIEGISNFVTDNPLVIAGGVAALAVPFVLSQVLNKKPKSWGVESAKNAYTKLGTDDNAQLLDIRATADFRQVGSPNIKGLGKKAVSTVYNGEDKPGFLKKLSLKFKDPENTTLYILDKFDGNSELVAELVALNGFKSAYAIKDGAEGPRGWLNSSLPWIEPKKTLSLDLSSLTDSISGVFGESSDGVSVALGVAAAAGLSVFAFTEIETILQLLGSAALVQLAGKKLLFAEDRKQTLKQVDEFLNTKVAPKELVDELKEIGKALLPQSTSNKALPAPATVTAEAESATATTTTVDKPVPEPETVAATTTTVDKPVPEPEPVPEPVPVPAIEAAVAAQVITEPTETEAKPKPHSRPLSPYASYPDLKPPSSPMPSQP
- the TROL gene encoding thylakoid rhodanese-like protein (thylakoid rhodanese-like (TROL); FUNCTIONS IN: protein binding; INVOLVED IN: defense response to bacterium, photosynthetic electron transport in photosystem II; LOCATED IN: chloroplast thylakoid membrane, chloroplast, chloroplast envelope; EXPRESSED IN: 23 plant structures; EXPRESSED DURING: 15 growth stages; CONTAINS InterPro DOMAIN/s: Rhodanese-like (InterPro:IPR001763); BEST Arabidopsis thaliana protein match is: Rhodanese/Cell cycle control phosphatase superfamily protein (TAIR:AT3G25480.1); Has 6015 Blast hits to 4196 proteins in 851 species: Archae - 23; Bacteria - 2268; Metazoa - 876; Fungi - 517; Plants - 614; Viruses - 167; Other Eukaryotes - 1550 (source: NCBI BLink).), which encodes MEALKTATFSPMSVLSEKRSEPRKPFSLPNLFPPKSQRPISQESFLKRFNGGLALLTSVLSSATAPAKSLTYEEALQQSMTTSSSFDSDGLIEGISNFVTDNPLVIAGGVAALAVPFVLSQVLNKKPKSWGVESAKNAYTKLGTDDNAQLLDIRATADFRQVGSPNIKGLGKKAVSTVYNGEDKPGFLKKLSLKFKDPENTTLYILDKFDGNSELVAELVALNGFKSAYAIKDGAEGPRGWLNSSLPWIEPKKTLSLDLSSLTDSISGVFGESSDGVSVALGVAAAAGLSVFAFTEIETILQLLGSAALVQLAGKKLLFAEDRKQTLKQVDEFLNTKVAPKELVDELKEIGKALLPQSTSNKALPAPATVTAEAESATATTTTVDKPVPEPETVAATTTTVDKPVPEPEPVPEPVPVPAIEAAVAAQVITEPTETEAKPKPHSRPLSPYASYPDLKPPSSPMPSQP